In one Cronobacter dublinensis subsp. dublinensis LMG 23823 genomic region, the following are encoded:
- a CDS encoding MFS transporter: MTQSVEREVTRAAVDDQALLARKLRKVLLATGVGHFVEWFDFGLYGTLAAIIGMQFFQTGDPAAALLSSFAVFGAGFVMRPLGGLYFGSLGDRIGRKRVLATVILLTSGATFIMGLLPTYHQIGLLAPTLLVLTRLVQGFAAGGETSGATTFLAEYAPVQKRGYFTCWIDNFGFMAFVAGSGLVFLLTAGLGETAMNDWGWRIPFLIAGPLGWVGLYLRTHLEDTPEFQAAAKAGTTQAAPLRSTLTSARGALLFCVGFVVIKAVGHWMLQTFMPGYLITQMHFSKLDAYAITTVGLFGIAVMVPFMGWLSDRYGRRPLMLAGCGGFILFTYPALMVMAHGDILSAVLAMLLLGAFIAAFDGACSAAMAELFPTSVRYGGLSVAYNLSVAFFGGITPWFSAFLIASTGNLFSPAFYVMGAALVTFITVMRAKETAGLPLRR; encoded by the coding sequence ATGACGCAGTCAGTTGAACGTGAAGTGACAAGAGCCGCCGTGGACGACCAGGCGCTGCTGGCGCGTAAACTACGCAAGGTCTTGCTGGCGACCGGCGTCGGACATTTTGTCGAATGGTTCGACTTCGGGCTCTATGGCACCCTGGCGGCGATTATCGGCATGCAGTTCTTCCAGACGGGCGACCCGGCGGCCGCGCTGCTCTCTTCGTTCGCGGTGTTCGGCGCGGGGTTTGTGATGCGCCCGCTCGGCGGGCTCTATTTCGGCTCGCTCGGCGATCGCATTGGGCGCAAGCGGGTGCTGGCGACGGTTATCCTGCTCACCTCCGGCGCCACCTTCATTATGGGCCTGCTGCCTACCTACCATCAGATTGGCCTGCTGGCCCCGACGCTGCTGGTGCTCACCCGCCTGGTGCAGGGCTTTGCGGCGGGCGGCGAAACCTCGGGCGCCACGACGTTCCTTGCCGAATACGCGCCGGTGCAAAAGCGCGGCTATTTCACCTGCTGGATCGATAACTTCGGTTTTATGGCGTTTGTCGCGGGCTCTGGGCTTGTGTTTCTGCTCACCGCCGGGCTTGGCGAAACCGCGATGAACGACTGGGGCTGGCGTATTCCGTTTCTGATAGCCGGGCCGCTCGGCTGGGTGGGGCTTTATCTGCGAACCCATCTTGAGGATACCCCGGAATTCCAGGCGGCGGCGAAAGCCGGCACCACGCAGGCCGCGCCGCTGCGCAGCACGCTGACCAGCGCCCGCGGCGCGCTGCTGTTCTGCGTGGGTTTTGTGGTGATTAAGGCGGTCGGTCACTGGATGCTGCAAACCTTTATGCCGGGCTATCTCATCACCCAGATGCACTTTAGTAAGCTTGATGCCTACGCGATCACCACCGTCGGCCTGTTCGGTATTGCGGTGATGGTGCCGTTTATGGGCTGGCTCTCCGATCGCTACGGCCGTCGCCCGCTGATGCTGGCGGGCTGCGGCGGGTTTATTCTCTTTACCTATCCGGCGCTGATGGTGATGGCGCATGGCGACATTCTCTCCGCCGTGCTGGCGATGCTGCTGCTGGGCGCGTTTATCGCCGCCTTCGATGGCGCGTGCAGCGCGGCGATGGCCGAACTGTTTCCGACCAGCGTGCGCTATGGCGGGTTGTCTGTCGCTTATAATCTTTCGGTCGCCTTTTTCGGCGGTATCACGCCGTGGTTTTCAGCGTTTCTTATCGCCTCGACCGGTAACCTTTTCTCGCCCGCGTTTTATGTGATGGGCGCGGCGCTGGTGACTTTTATTACCGTGATGCGCGCCAAAGAGACCGCCGGATTGCCGCTGCGGCGTTAA
- the cybB gene encoding cytochrome b561 translates to MRSKYTSLQITLHWLVFILVVMAYAAMELRGLVPRHIGRLFIWTHFSCGIAILALMVTRLLVRVKYPAPPIVPKPRAMYIGLSHLVHLVIYLMFIGLPLLGIVAKYYGGSEWFAFGISMPVAAEPNEDREMELRAIHAFIANLSYFVIGLHAAAALLHHYFWKDNTLVRMMPGKRG, encoded by the coding sequence ATGCGCAGTAAATACACCTCGTTGCAAATCACGCTTCACTGGCTGGTGTTTATTCTTGTGGTGATGGCTTACGCGGCCATGGAGTTACGCGGGCTGGTGCCGCGACATATCGGGCGGCTGTTTATCTGGACGCACTTTAGCTGCGGTATCGCGATCCTGGCGCTGATGGTGACGCGCCTGCTGGTGCGGGTGAAATACCCCGCGCCGCCCATCGTGCCGAAACCGCGCGCGATGTATATCGGGCTTTCCCATCTGGTGCATCTCGTCATCTATCTGATGTTTATCGGCCTGCCGCTGCTCGGCATTGTCGCCAAATATTATGGCGGCAGTGAATGGTTCGCTTTTGGCATCAGCATGCCGGTGGCGGCCGAGCCCAATGAAGATCGCGAGATGGAACTGCGCGCCATTCATGCGTTTATCGCCAATCTCAGCTACTTTGTGATTGGGCTACATGCGGCGGCGGCGCTGCTGCACCACTATTTCTGGAAGGACAACACGCTGGTGCGGATGATGCCGGGCAAGCGCGGTTAA
- a CDS encoding alpha/beta hydrolase — MKAQEVLLTRMREAVAQSHTLSVWPQGEAPGAQASRAVFTLEEHRTGESELDRAVTGVRAPRIEVYAPREPNGVGLLVTPGGGYRLVVLDKEGSELAPAFNDRGYTLFVMTYRLPGDGHAEGADAPLADVQRAMRFIRAHAARWRLDPEKLGVLGFSAGGHAAASLGTRWNDAVYAPLDDADAYSARPAFMGLVYPVMTMEDLVAHPGSRQALIGTQPDENAIRRYSPEKAVNRATPPAFLLHAVDDPAVNVENSLLMFNALRAQGVPVEMHLFEQGQHGFGIRDALGLPAQIWPALLMNWIESRW, encoded by the coding sequence ATGAAGGCTCAGGAGGTTCTGTTAACCCGTATGCGCGAGGCGGTGGCGCAAAGCCATACGCTCTCCGTCTGGCCGCAGGGCGAAGCGCCGGGCGCGCAAGCCAGCCGGGCGGTGTTTACCCTTGAGGAGCACCGGACCGGCGAGAGCGAACTTGACCGCGCCGTCACCGGCGTGCGGGCGCCGCGCATCGAGGTCTATGCCCCGCGCGAGCCCAACGGCGTGGGGCTGCTGGTGACGCCCGGCGGCGGTTACCGCCTCGTGGTGCTGGATAAAGAAGGCAGCGAGCTGGCACCCGCGTTTAACGACCGTGGCTATACGCTGTTTGTGATGACCTACCGCCTGCCGGGCGATGGCCACGCCGAAGGGGCCGACGCGCCGCTGGCGGATGTCCAGCGCGCCATGCGGTTTATCCGCGCCCACGCAGCGCGCTGGCGGCTCGACCCGGAGAAACTCGGCGTGCTGGGCTTCTCCGCAGGCGGGCACGCCGCCGCGAGCCTCGGCACCCGCTGGAACGACGCGGTCTACGCGCCGCTTGATGACGCCGACGCGTACAGCGCCCGTCCGGCGTTTATGGGCCTGGTCTACCCGGTCATGACGATGGAAGACCTCGTCGCGCACCCTGGCTCCCGACAGGCGCTTATCGGCACGCAGCCCGATGAAAATGCTATCCGTCGCTATTCGCCGGAAAAAGCAGTCAACCGCGCCACCCCGCCCGCCTTTTTACTGCACGCGGTGGACGACCCGGCAGTGAACGTGGAGAACAGCCTGTTGATGTTTAACGCCCTGCGCGCGCAGGGCGTACCGGTGGAGATGCATCTGTTCGAGCAGGGCCAGCACGGGTTCGGCATTCGCGACGCGCTGGGCCTGCCCGCGCAGATCTGGCCGGCGCTGCTGATGAACTGGATCGAGAGTCGGTGGTAA
- a CDS encoding YdcF family protein has protein sequence MNMMPFPLLAQGTLQRVNLIGGWLARNDFSAVPANDDAQLIVLAGNAVLPTIDAAAQLAKASGLPLLITGGLGHSTTFLYAAVAQHPRYNRLRTTGLTEAGILARIAREFHEVPEEQLIVEEKSTNCGENASFTRALLEARGELPARAVLIQDPTMQRRTHATFTRAWRGAASSPQWLSYPAVQPVLENGARAVQFREPSEGLWPVERYLSLVLGEIPRLRNDANGYGPAGRDFIDDVVIPPEVLEAWQALHDEPQLTSFLRHRSLA, from the coding sequence ATGAACATGATGCCTTTTCCTCTGCTGGCGCAAGGCACACTGCAACGCGTTAACCTCATCGGCGGGTGGCTTGCCCGTAACGATTTCTCGGCTGTACCCGCTAATGACGACGCGCAGCTTATCGTGCTGGCCGGTAACGCGGTGTTGCCAACCATCGATGCCGCCGCGCAGCTCGCTAAAGCGAGCGGATTGCCGCTGCTGATCACGGGTGGGCTGGGCCATTCCACCACCTTCCTGTATGCCGCCGTGGCGCAGCACCCGCGCTATAACCGCCTTCGCACCACCGGGCTTACCGAGGCGGGGATCCTGGCCCGTATTGCCCGCGAGTTTCATGAAGTGCCGGAGGAGCAGCTTATCGTCGAAGAGAAGTCCACCAACTGCGGCGAGAACGCCAGCTTCACCCGTGCGCTGCTGGAGGCGCGCGGCGAACTGCCCGCGCGGGCGGTGCTGATTCAGGATCCGACCATGCAGCGGCGCACCCATGCCACCTTCACGCGCGCCTGGCGCGGCGCGGCCTCATCGCCGCAGTGGCTGAGCTACCCGGCGGTACAGCCCGTGCTGGAAAACGGCGCGCGGGCGGTGCAGTTTCGCGAGCCGTCGGAAGGGCTCTGGCCGGTGGAGCGTTACCTGTCGCTGGTGTTGGGCGAGATCCCGCGCCTGCGCAACGACGCGAACGGCTACGGCCCGGCGGGCCGCGACTTCATTGATGACGTGGTAATCCCGCCTGAGGTGCTGGAGGCCTGGCAGGCGCTTCATGATGAGCCGCAGCTCACCAGCTTTTTACGTCATCGCTCGCTTGCATGA
- the fos gene encoding FosA family fosfomycin resistance glutathione transferase, which produces MLSGLNHLTLAVRDVARSVAFYHTLLGLRRHAVWDGGAYLSCGDLWLCLSLDDGAGAPPADYTHYAFTVSEADFPRMVETLTRAGVQTWKTNRSEGDSWYFLDPDGHQLELHVGSLATRLAACRARPYQGMTFFED; this is translated from the coding sequence ATGCTGAGCGGGCTTAATCATCTGACGCTCGCGGTGCGCGATGTCGCGCGAAGCGTCGCGTTTTATCATACGCTGCTGGGGCTGCGGCGGCATGCCGTCTGGGACGGCGGGGCGTATCTCTCCTGCGGCGACCTGTGGCTCTGCCTGTCGCTTGACGACGGCGCTGGCGCGCCGCCTGCGGATTACACCCATTATGCGTTTACCGTCAGCGAGGCGGATTTCCCCCGCATGGTGGAAACACTCACCCGCGCGGGCGTCCAGACCTGGAAAACCAACCGCAGCGAAGGCGACTCCTGGTATTTTCTCGACCCGGACGGGCATCAGCTGGAGCTGCACGTCGGCAGTCTCGCCACCCGACTGGCCGCCTGCCGCGCGCGGCCTTACCAGGGGATGACGTTTTTTGAGGATTAG
- a CDS encoding GNAT family N-acetyltransferase: MPDYLIEPCDPTHPDAIPLLAALSETLAALTGSSGRQSFDNDDVRVEGATFLLARNGDGAAVGCVACRPLRPGIAEIKRLFALPDNPGAGSQLLSAAEGFAREFGYQQAWLETRRTNSRAVEFYLRRGYQIIDNYGRYVGQEDAVCFARDLQDAARHAERA; encoded by the coding sequence ATGCCCGATTATCTGATTGAACCGTGCGATCCGACACACCCGGACGCCATTCCTTTGCTGGCCGCGCTCTCCGAGACGCTGGCGGCGCTCACCGGCAGCTCGGGCCGCCAGTCGTTTGACAACGACGACGTGCGCGTTGAAGGCGCGACGTTTCTGCTGGCGCGTAACGGCGACGGCGCGGCCGTCGGCTGCGTGGCGTGCCGTCCGCTCAGGCCCGGCATCGCCGAGATAAAACGCCTGTTTGCGCTGCCCGATAACCCCGGCGCGGGCAGCCAGTTGCTAAGCGCGGCGGAGGGCTTCGCCCGTGAATTCGGCTATCAGCAGGCCTGGCTCGAAACCCGCCGCACCAATTCACGCGCGGTGGAGTTTTACCTGCGGCGCGGCTACCAGATTATCGACAACTACGGGCGTTACGTGGGCCAGGAAGACGCGGTCTGTTTCGCACGAGATTTGCAGGATGCGGCGCGCCATGCTGAGCGGGCTTAA
- a CDS encoding MarR family winged helix-turn-helix transcriptional regulator, whose product MDTRDLTFSHLLWMTAHHWRLAVDRRLKNLGMSQASWVAVAAIARHDTPLSQGELAQQLGVESATLVPLLNRLVTQQLIERVTPPGDRRKRLLVATAEGQALYEKVKVEADGLRETILSTIPPDELAVTRRVLERLLQEIENQSCER is encoded by the coding sequence TTGGATACGCGTGACCTCACTTTTTCTCATCTTTTATGGATGACCGCCCACCACTGGCGGCTGGCGGTTGACCGTCGGCTGAAAAATCTTGGCATGAGCCAGGCAAGCTGGGTGGCCGTCGCCGCGATAGCCCGTCACGACACCCCGCTGTCCCAGGGCGAACTGGCTCAGCAACTGGGCGTCGAGAGCGCAACGCTGGTGCCGCTGTTGAACCGTCTGGTGACGCAGCAGCTTATTGAGCGGGTCACGCCGCCGGGCGATCGCCGCAAGCGGCTATTAGTCGCCACCGCAGAGGGCCAGGCGCTGTATGAAAAGGTGAAAGTCGAGGCGGATGGACTCCGGGAGACTATCCTCTCTACGATCCCGCCGGATGAACTGGCGGTCACGCGTCGCGTGCTGGAGCGTTTGTTGCAGGAAATCGAAAATCAGTCATGCGAACGGTAA
- a CDS encoding MFS transporter, whose product MRTVKQDPYAPREWAPHEKPMLLGSPSTPHHPPYKRIAYGIVGLLVCLTGALSNAMVTANLQNLQGTFAAWSTEIAWLPAVYVMTNVSINLLLVKFRQQYGLRAFTEGFLVLYVLVTFFHLFVNDLNTAMMVRAAHGMVGAALSSLGIYYQIQAWPAKHRLKALTIGITGSQLAIPIARLFSTELLELDEWRGLYLFELGLAMISLACVVALKLPPGDRRKVFEKKDFITFLLMAPGMALLCGALSLGRLDWWFEAPWIGWALGASLVLILAAVVFEHNRNNPLLNTRWLSSGSILRLGLIMVLIRIVLAEQNTGAIGWLQYVGLQNEQMTHLALAILAGVVCGIVTSALTINPQKTVWPIMVSLALMIIASLMDSQATSQTRADQMLISQFLLGFGSAFFLAPAMLAGIGGVIADPRNLVSFSVLFGMSQNLGGLIGSALLGTFQTWREKYHSSLLADQLSSLSPLVNERLAQYSQLWGNVLNDPTLLNAQAVQQLQTVATTEANILAYNDTCLLTAAIAASTLLWIFWRLIRLRLAARRALKQAMQSSP is encoded by the coding sequence ATGCGAACGGTAAAACAAGACCCTTACGCGCCCCGCGAGTGGGCGCCACATGAAAAACCGATGCTGCTCGGCTCGCCGTCGACGCCGCACCACCCGCCTTATAAACGCATCGCCTATGGCATTGTCGGGCTGCTGGTGTGTCTGACCGGCGCGCTCAGTAACGCGATGGTGACCGCCAATCTGCAAAATTTGCAGGGCACATTCGCCGCCTGGTCAACCGAAATCGCCTGGCTGCCGGCGGTTTATGTGATGACGAACGTCTCCATCAACCTGCTGCTGGTGAAGTTTCGCCAGCAATATGGACTGCGCGCGTTTACCGAAGGGTTTCTGGTGCTCTATGTGCTGGTGACGTTTTTTCACCTCTTCGTGAACGATCTCAACACCGCGATGATGGTCCGCGCCGCCCACGGTATGGTGGGCGCGGCGTTAAGTTCGCTCGGTATCTATTACCAGATCCAGGCGTGGCCCGCGAAGCATCGTCTGAAGGCGCTGACCATCGGCATCACCGGCTCGCAGCTTGCGATCCCCATCGCCCGCCTCTTCTCCACCGAGCTGCTGGAGCTGGACGAGTGGCGCGGGCTCTATCTCTTCGAGCTGGGGCTGGCAATGATTTCCCTCGCCTGTGTGGTGGCGCTAAAGCTGCCGCCGGGCGATCGCCGTAAAGTGTTTGAGAAGAAAGACTTTATTACGTTTTTGCTGATGGCGCCCGGCATGGCGCTGTTGTGCGGCGCGCTGTCGCTGGGGCGTCTCGACTGGTGGTTTGAGGCACCGTGGATAGGCTGGGCGCTCGGCGCATCGCTGGTGCTTATCCTGGCAGCGGTTGTGTTTGAACATAACCGCAATAACCCATTGCTTAATACCCGCTGGCTCTCCAGCGGCAGCATCCTGCGCCTCGGGCTTATCATGGTGTTGATTCGCATCGTGCTGGCGGAGCAGAACACCGGCGCTATCGGCTGGCTGCAATATGTCGGGCTCCAAAATGAGCAGATGACCCATCTGGCGCTGGCGATTCTGGCTGGCGTGGTGTGCGGCATCGTCACCAGCGCGCTCACCATCAACCCGCAGAAAACCGTCTGGCCGATTATGGTGTCGCTGGCGCTGATGATCATCGCCTCGCTGATGGACAGCCAGGCCACCAGCCAGACCCGCGCCGATCAGATGCTGATAAGCCAGTTCCTGCTCGGCTTCGGCAGCGCGTTTTTCCTGGCCCCCGCGATGCTCGCGGGCATCGGTGGCGTGATAGCCGACCCGCGCAACCTGGTGAGTTTTTCGGTGCTGTTCGGCATGAGCCAGAACCTGGGCGGGCTTATCGGCTCGGCGCTCCTCGGCACCTTCCAGACCTGGCGGGAGAAATATCACTCCAGCCTGCTGGCCGATCAGCTCTCCTCGCTAAGCCCGCTGGTGAACGAGCGGCTCGCGCAGTACAGCCAGCTTTGGGGCAATGTGCTTAACGACCCGACGCTGCTGAACGCCCAGGCGGTGCAGCAGTTGCAGACGGTCGCCACCACCGAGGCGAATATTCTGGCCTATAACGATACCTGTCTTTTAACGGCGGCGATTGCCGCCTCGACGCTGCTGTGGATTTTCTGGCGGCTTATCCGCCTGCGTCTCGCCGCGCGGCGGGCGCTGAAACAGGCGATGCAGAGCAGCCCGTAA